From Flavobacterium sp. 102, a single genomic window includes:
- a CDS encoding carboxypeptidase-like regulatory domain-containing protein, which produces MNQLQERKRSMYYVVEDFLATVPAAIIASMPEFEAKLVTFTKSVADIRQLSESQTTNRVGYRIVKDDLKLALTRKAIDVATRIKAYAINIDDVVLREEMYQRISNLIKKPDTICADICQYIHGKGSSLLANLSDYGVDNVMLDSLDDSISEYTSYIPKPRAGIVERKQATSEMSQLFASCDVVLKKMDALVNMLQFSDLEFYSTYYSSRKIIRPGYRTIAIRGIVTDAEGYPLNKVDVAIEDTAFSRKTTNNGGFEIKDIDSGMYTVIVKKPGYADTRTIVAVTATERTDVSIVMESVNSNAQEVA; this is translated from the coding sequence ATGAATCAATTACAAGAGCGAAAACGCTCAATGTACTATGTTGTAGAAGATTTTCTTGCAACAGTACCAGCGGCTATTATAGCCAGTATGCCTGAGTTTGAGGCAAAACTTGTTACGTTTACCAAAAGTGTTGCGGACATTAGACAACTCAGCGAAAGTCAAACCACTAATCGGGTTGGTTACAGAATTGTAAAAGACGACCTTAAACTAGCCTTGACAAGAAAGGCTATTGATGTTGCTACTAGAATTAAGGCTTACGCCATCAACATTGATGATGTAGTTTTACGAGAAGAAATGTATCAGCGCATTAGTAATTTAATTAAGAAGCCCGATACTATATGTGCTGACATTTGCCAATACATTCACGGTAAAGGAAGTTCGTTATTGGCTAATTTATCGGATTATGGTGTAGATAATGTGATGTTAGATTCATTAGATGATAGTATTAGTGAATACACATCTTATATCCCTAAGCCTAGAGCCGGAATAGTAGAGCGCAAACAGGCAACAAGTGAAATGAGTCAACTTTTTGCAAGTTGTGATGTAGTTTTAAAAAAAATGGATGCTTTGGTTAATATGCTTCAGTTTAGCGATTTGGAGTTTTATTCTACTTATTATTCAAGTAGAAAAATCATAAGACCAGGTTATCGCACGATTGCAATAAGAGGCATTGTTACTGATGCGGAAGGTTATCCGTTGAATAAAGTTGATGTTGCTATTGAAGATACTGCATTTAGCCGTAAAACAACTAATAATGGTGGTTTTGAGATAAAAGACATTGACAGTGGTATGTATACTGTTATTGTTAAAAAACCGGGATATGCCGATACTAGAACTATAGTTGCTGTTACTGCAACAGAGCGAACAGATGTTAGTATTGTGATGGAATCAGTGAATAGTAATGCTCAAGAAGTAGCTTAA
- a CDS encoding FMN-binding glutamate synthase family protein: protein MRKAFIIFAITSVSIIGILTYINWKFSFLGLIFVPLILMGFYDMYQSKKTIRRNFPLLGRMRYLLEALGPGARQYFIESDTDGKPFNRLQRSLVYQRSKKETDSNPFGTQLDLYEIGYQWINHSIKAIPFSEVNSNPRVKIGSSQCTKPYYASLFNISAMSFGSLSKNAILALNNGAKEGGFYHNTGEGGLSPYHLQGGDVVWNIGTGYFSCRDYDGNFSYEEFTKRATLDNVKMIEIKFSQGAKPGHGGILPKEKVTDEIADIRLVSKGHDIISPPTHSAFKTPLELMEFVQLLRKGSGGKPIGMKICIGNKSEFIAICKAMVQSKITFDFITVDGGEGGTGAAPQEYSDHVGMPLRDALAFVYDCLVGFDLKKDIKIICSGKIITGFDIIKTLSIGADLCNSARGMMFALGCIQALECHANTCPTGIATQNPRLTKGLVPEEKSIRVARFQHETVKSAMELMASAGIDHPDKVDRSVVSMRVDRTLIKTFEETYPELKVGSLLDGSKVPNDMFKFWKRATAESF from the coding sequence ATGAGAAAGGCATTCATAATATTCGCAATCACTTCCGTATCTATTATAGGAATACTGACTTATATCAACTGGAAGTTTAGTTTTTTAGGATTGATATTTGTTCCTCTGATTTTAATGGGTTTTTACGACATGTACCAATCCAAAAAAACCATTCGCAGGAACTTCCCTCTACTAGGTAGAATGCGCTATTTACTCGAAGCCCTTGGTCCTGGTGCCAGACAATACTTTATTGAAAGTGATACCGACGGTAAACCATTCAACCGTTTGCAACGAAGTTTAGTGTACCAACGAAGTAAAAAAGAAACCGATTCTAACCCTTTCGGAACCCAATTAGACCTTTATGAAATCGGTTACCAATGGATCAATCACAGCATCAAAGCGATTCCTTTTTCTGAAGTCAACAGTAATCCAAGAGTTAAAATTGGTTCTTCTCAATGTACAAAACCTTATTACGCCAGCTTGTTTAACATCAGCGCTATGAGTTTTGGTTCACTCAGTAAAAACGCTATTTTGGCCTTAAACAATGGTGCGAAAGAAGGTGGTTTTTACCACAATACCGGCGAAGGCGGATTGTCTCCTTATCATTTACAAGGTGGCGATGTCGTTTGGAATATTGGAACCGGTTATTTCAGTTGCCGCGACTATGATGGAAATTTCTCTTACGAGGAATTTACCAAAAGAGCGACTTTAGACAACGTCAAAATGATTGAAATCAAGTTTTCACAAGGCGCAAAACCAGGTCATGGAGGAATCTTACCCAAAGAAAAAGTAACCGATGAAATTGCGGACATTCGCTTGGTTTCAAAAGGACATGATATCATTTCGCCACCAACACATTCAGCCTTTAAAACACCGTTGGAGTTAATGGAATTCGTCCAATTATTGCGAAAAGGTTCCGGCGGAAAACCCATCGGAATGAAAATTTGTATCGGTAACAAATCAGAATTTATTGCCATTTGCAAAGCGATGGTACAATCCAAAATCACTTTTGATTTTATCACCGTTGACGGTGGCGAAGGCGGAACCGGTGCAGCGCCACAAGAATATTCAGACCATGTAGGAATGCCTTTGCGAGACGCTTTGGCTTTTGTTTACGATTGTTTAGTCGGTTTCGATTTAAAGAAAGACATCAAAATCATCTGCAGCGGAAAAATCATCACCGGATTCGACATCATCAAAACACTATCCATTGGAGCGGATTTATGCAATTCGGCACGCGGAATGATGTTTGCCTTAGGCTGTATCCAAGCACTAGAATGCCACGCCAATACATGTCCGACCGGAATTGCAACACAAAATCCAAGACTAACAAAAGGATTAGTTCCCGAAGAAAAAAGCATTCGCGTGGCACGTTTCCAACACGAAACCGTCAAAAGTGCGATGGAATTAATGGCCTCAGCCGGAATCGATCATCCGGATAAAGTTGACCGAAGCGTCGTGAGTATGCGCGTGGACAGAACCTTAATAAAAACATTTGAAGAAACCTATCCTGAACTAAAAGTCGGATCTTTACTCGATGGTAGCAAAGTGCCTAACGATATGTTCAAATTTTGGAAAAGAGCCACTGCGGAGAGTTTTTAG
- a CDS encoding 4a-hydroxytetrahydrobiopterin dehydratase encodes MEWIVKDGKLVNTFEFKSQTALAEFILKIAKQADEMDHHPDYKIFKAFTVEITLFTYSKKAITELDQTLAAYISNTFSER; translated from the coding sequence ATGGAGTGGATTGTTAAAGACGGAAAACTAGTCAATACATTTGAATTTAAATCTCAAACAGCATTGGCCGAATTCATATTGAAAATAGCCAAACAAGCTGATGAAATGGACCATCATCCCGATTATAAAATTTTCAAAGCTTTTACTGTTGAAATCACTTTATTCACCTATAGCAAAAAAGCCATTACTGAATTGGATCAAACCTTAGCGGCATATATTTCGAATACTTTCTCAGAGCGCTAG
- a CDS encoding OsmC family protein: MKRRATAVWNGSGKDGKGHLTTQSTVLNQTQYSFGSRFEEGIGTNPEELVGAAHAGCFSMKLAFNLQEAGFTPTELKTNCEIVFEDGSIVASNLTLTATVDGISKDKFDELVKDAETNCPISKLLNTKISVSHTLN; this comes from the coding sequence ATGAAAAGAAGAGCAACTGCCGTTTGGAACGGCTCAGGCAAAGACGGAAAAGGACATTTAACCACACAAAGTACCGTATTAAATCAGACACAATATTCCTTTGGCTCTAGATTTGAAGAAGGAATCGGAACCAATCCAGAAGAATTAGTTGGCGCAGCACATGCAGGTTGTTTTTCAATGAAACTGGCCTTCAACTTACAAGAAGCAGGTTTCACACCAACCGAATTAAAAACCAATTGCGAGATTGTTTTTGAAGACGGATCCATTGTAGCATCAAATCTTACTTTGACCGCAACTGTTGACGGAATTTCAAAAGATAAATTCGACGAATTGGTAAAAGATGCTGAAACAAATTGTCCAATTTCAAAATTACTAAATACCAAAATCAGCGTCAGTCATACGCTTAACTAA
- a CDS encoding Asp/Glu racemase, whose protein sequence is MNKTIRIGQIVPSSNVTMETEIPAIFRARETILPEHFTFHSSRMRMKKVTKEELEAMDAMSLKCAQELSDAHVDVMGYACLVAIMSMGRGYHCVSEVNLHQETVANDFPTPIVTSAGALINGLKVLGAKQISIITPYMRPLTDMVVDYIEHQGIKVKQSIALEIPDNLEVAAQNPMNLLEIYKQLDLTDVDVLVASACVQMPSLEAIDLIQAECGIPVTSAAVCTTYEMMKKLGIEAKSAIGGELLNGKY, encoded by the coding sequence ATGAACAAAACAATTAGAATAGGACAAATAGTGCCATCATCCAACGTAACGATGGAAACCGAAATACCGGCTATTTTCAGAGCCAGAGAAACCATCCTACCGGAACATTTTACGTTCCACAGCAGTCGCATGCGCATGAAAAAAGTCACCAAAGAAGAACTAGAAGCGATGGATGCGATGAGTTTAAAATGTGCTCAGGAATTGTCCGATGCACATGTAGATGTGATGGGTTATGCTTGTTTGGTAGCCATTATGAGTATGGGACGCGGTTACCATTGCGTTTCCGAAGTGAATTTACACCAAGAAACTGTGGCGAATGATTTTCCAACACCTATCGTAACTTCTGCCGGTGCTTTAATTAACGGTTTGAAAGTTTTGGGTGCCAAACAAATTTCGATTATTACGCCATATATGCGTCCGTTAACCGATATGGTTGTCGATTATATTGAGCACCAAGGAATCAAAGTCAAGCAAAGTATTGCACTCGAAATTCCGGACAACTTGGAAGTAGCTGCACAAAACCCAATGAACTTATTGGAAATCTACAAACAATTGGATTTGACTGATGTGGATGTTTTAGTTGCTTCGGCTTGTGTGCAAATGCCTTCTTTGGAAGCGATTGATTTGATTCAGGCTGAATGTGGCATTCCGGTCACTTCTGCTGCGGTTTGCACGACATATGAAATGATGAAAAAATTGGGTATTGAAGCCAAATCGGCTATTGGTGGAGAATTGTTAAACGGAAAGTACTAG
- a CDS encoding carbon-nitrogen hydrolase family protein, whose translation MSLNFKKFKAATVQTSPVFLNVEKTIEKVISFVKEASDNGAQLIAFPEVFVAGYPYWNWIMTPVQGSKWYEQLYKNSVTVTDESMKPLFQAAKDHNIHIVIGINERGDSYGEIYNTNLIIDNQGNLIGKHRKLVPTWAEKLTWTSGDGSSLKVYDTEVGPIGTLACGENTNTLARFTLLSQGELIHIANYISLPVAPPDYDMAEAIKIRAAAHSFEGKLFTIVSCSTISQEIKDALRDDVPNVDELLTRKNSAFSGFIGPNGAVIGEPLIDDEGIIYAEIDLEKCIQPKQMHDILGHYNRFDIFDLRVNIAPTRKITFVDNHEEFNKR comes from the coding sequence ATGAGTTTAAACTTCAAAAAATTCAAAGCCGCCACAGTCCAAACGTCACCCGTTTTTCTCAACGTAGAAAAAACGATAGAAAAGGTGATTTCATTCGTGAAAGAAGCCAGCGACAATGGTGCGCAACTCATTGCTTTTCCGGAAGTATTTGTCGCCGGTTATCCATATTGGAACTGGATTATGACTCCTGTTCAAGGCAGCAAATGGTACGAGCAATTGTATAAAAACTCAGTTACGGTTACTGATGAAAGTATGAAACCTTTGTTCCAAGCAGCGAAAGATCATAATATTCATATCGTCATCGGAATCAACGAACGCGGCGACAGTTATGGCGAAATTTACAATACCAATTTGATTATTGACAACCAAGGAAATCTCATCGGAAAACACAGAAAGCTTGTTCCAACTTGGGCCGAAAAACTCACGTGGACAAGCGGCGACGGTTCTTCATTGAAAGTGTATGATACAGAAGTTGGACCAATCGGGACTTTGGCTTGCGGTGAAAACACGAATACGTTAGCACGTTTTACTTTGTTATCACAAGGCGAATTGATTCACATTGCCAATTATATTTCACTACCGGTTGCGCCACCGGATTACGACATGGCGGAAGCGATTAAGATTCGAGCTGCTGCGCATTCTTTTGAAGGCAAATTGTTTACGATAGTGTCGTGTTCAACGATTTCGCAGGAAATCAAAGACGCTTTGCGCGATGATGTACCGAATGTAGATGAACTGCTGACGCGAAAAAACTCGGCTTTCTCCGGATTTATTGGTCCGAATGGTGCCGTGATTGGCGAACCGCTCATTGACGACGAAGGGATAATTTACGCCGAAATCGATTTGGAGAAATGCATCCAACCCAAACAAATGCATGACATACTCGGTCATTACAACCGATTTGATATTTTTGATTTACGAGTGAATATTGCTCCAACGAGAAAGATTACCTTTGTAGACAATCACGAGGAGTTTAACAAACGATAA
- a CDS encoding thioesterase family protein yields MNQPFTKQEKIRFKHVDYAGIVFYPRFLEMLNDLVEDWFEEALERPFSKIHETNGIPTVDLKVQFKKAARLGEILTKKLWVIHLGGASVNCGFRFEDENGKTCLEGEVTLVNVAIAEDRNNIKAEAFNEEMKKKIKNYELRNTN; encoded by the coding sequence ATGAACCAACCCTTTACCAAACAAGAAAAAATACGCTTCAAACACGTCGATTATGCCGGCATAGTGTTCTATCCACGCTTTTTAGAAATGCTCAACGACCTAGTCGAAGACTGGTTCGAAGAAGCTTTAGAGAGACCATTCTCTAAAATCCATGAAACCAATGGCATTCCAACCGTGGATTTAAAAGTCCAATTCAAAAAAGCGGCACGCTTGGGCGAAATCTTAACCAAGAAACTTTGGGTAATCCATCTTGGTGGTGCTTCTGTAAATTGCGGCTTCCGTTTTGAAGATGAAAACGGAAAAACTTGCTTAGAAGGCGAAGTGACATTGGTTAATGTTGCCATAGCCGAAGACAGAAATAACATCAAAGCAGAAGCTTTCAACGAAGAAATGAAGAAAAAAATTAAGAATTACGAATTACGAAATACGAATTAA
- a CDS encoding cupin domain-containing protein: MEAKHSDDVIGRARVQDSPELEAYYKELEGFGAGALWTVANDIEPWEPRSSSVPMLWKYEDLRSLVLKSSELVTPEQAGRRVVYLVNDKRKDVSAAVGWLYTGIQVTRPGESTSAHRHKASALRFIMEGDKGYTVVDGNKIMLEVNDFVITPNSTWHEHGVEEGGQTCIWQDGLDIPLVNALEANDYAVYDGKQPLIAPVNHLPMSFDGNGIVPADLVWDKPYSPLFKYSWKKVYPALLEAAKVNDGNPFDGIIMRYSNPLTGGHVMQTMGASIQLLPAGFKGKAHKHTGSFVYQCAKGKGYSIINGKRYDWKERDIFCVPSWAWHEHHNASDTEDACLFSFNDLPVIEKLGLYQERAYEENNGHQLI, from the coding sequence ATGGAAGCAAAACATTCAGACGACGTCATCGGTCGTGCCCGAGTACAAGACAGCCCGGAACTCGAAGCCTATTATAAAGAACTCGAAGGTTTTGGCGCTGGTGCGTTATGGACAGTAGCCAACGATATTGAACCTTGGGAACCGAGAAGTTCTTCTGTGCCGATGCTTTGGAAATATGAAGATTTGAGAAGCTTAGTTTTAAAATCCTCCGAACTCGTAACACCGGAACAAGCCGGAAGACGCGTAGTGTATTTGGTCAACGACAAGAGAAAAGATGTTTCCGCTGCTGTTGGTTGGTTGTACACCGGAATCCAAGTCACACGTCCGGGCGAAAGTACTTCGGCTCATCGACATAAAGCTTCTGCCCTACGTTTTATTATGGAAGGCGATAAAGGTTATACGGTGGTTGATGGTAATAAAATCATGCTCGAAGTGAATGACTTCGTGATTACGCCTAATTCTACTTGGCACGAACACGGTGTAGAAGAAGGCGGGCAAACTTGCATTTGGCAAGATGGTTTAGATATTCCACTCGTTAATGCTTTAGAAGCCAATGATTATGCGGTGTATGACGGCAAACAACCTTTGATTGCACCGGTAAATCATTTACCGATGTCTTTTGACGGTAATGGTATTGTTCCGGCCGATTTGGTTTGGGACAAGCCTTATTCTCCTCTATTCAAATATTCTTGGAAAAAAGTGTATCCGGCGTTGTTGGAAGCAGCCAAAGTCAATGATGGCAATCCGTTTGACGGAATCATCATGCGTTATTCCAATCCGTTAACCGGTGGTCATGTGATGCAAACCATGGGCGCATCGATTCAATTGTTACCTGCAGGTTTCAAAGGAAAAGCCCACAAGCATACGGGATCTTTTGTGTACCAATGCGCCAAAGGCAAAGGCTATTCTATCATCAATGGCAAACGTTATGATTGGAAGGAAAGAGACATTTTCTGCGTCCCGTCTTGGGCTTGGCACGAACACCACAATGCTTCCGATACCGAAGATGCCTGCTTATTCTCCTTCAATGATTTACCGGTGATTGAGAAACTGGGATTGTATCAGGAAAGAGCATATGAAGAAAACAATGGGCATCAATTGATATAG
- a CDS encoding retropepsin-like aspartic protease: MKLLSNIILKNISKTNLLLFFILLATSIQAQELALNQGKINQKQYYEEIDFEIVNDKIIIPVTINNKTYKFLLDTGAPNLITKRLLNEISTENLKKIPVYDANNQVDTLEMVAIKSIKLKNLNFENNVVLTTDLDNHFILKCYKIDGFIGSNLFKNSILKISLKNKKITITDNIKKLQLKSKPSNLTLFGDQKSPFIKINFTGNNNEKGSEDVLVDTGMDGFYEISNRAYSVFSKENIFEELSKSMGTSNIGLFGAAPVKEQILVKPYLLKINDTTFENLITNTTDDNNSRLGLDLLKYGDIVIDFKNKKFYFEADKTVTLDHKAPVYSPTVIGQKFVIGHVWDKNYKDQLKFGDEVIRIDNHLLSEMDFCDIIKLKKNLDTQKPYEIEVRSKDNQTRTVKIENK; the protein is encoded by the coding sequence ATGAAACTGCTGAGTAACATAATACTTAAAAACATATCGAAGACAAATCTGTTGTTGTTCTTTATTCTTTTGGCGACCAGTATTCAAGCACAAGAATTAGCTCTTAACCAAGGAAAAATAAATCAAAAACAGTATTACGAAGAAATCGACTTTGAAATCGTTAATGACAAAATCATCATTCCGGTAACTATTAATAACAAAACATACAAATTTCTTTTGGATACGGGAGCTCCAAATTTAATTACCAAACGCTTACTAAACGAAATCAGCACAGAAAACCTAAAAAAAATCCCTGTTTATGATGCCAACAATCAAGTAGACACACTTGAAATGGTTGCCATTAAATCGATTAAATTAAAAAACCTAAACTTTGAAAACAACGTGGTTTTAACCACCGACTTGGACAATCATTTTATTCTAAAATGTTATAAAATTGATGGGTTTATTGGAAGTAATTTGTTCAAAAATTCAATTCTAAAGATAAGTCTTAAAAATAAAAAAATTACCATTACTGATAACATTAAGAAGCTACAACTCAAATCAAAACCAAGCAACTTAACATTATTTGGTGACCAAAAATCGCCATTCATCAAGATAAACTTTACCGGAAATAATAACGAAAAAGGAAGTGAAGATGTCTTAGTAGATACCGGCATGGATGGTTTCTACGAAATTTCAAACCGAGCCTATTCCGTATTTTCTAAAGAGAATATTTTTGAAGAACTCTCTAAAAGCATGGGAACTTCTAATATTGGTTTATTTGGTGCCGCACCGGTTAAAGAACAAATATTGGTAAAACCCTATTTGTTAAAAATAAACGATACTACTTTCGAAAACTTAATCACCAATACTACCGATGACAACAATTCAAGGTTAGGACTGGATTTGCTCAAATATGGTGATATTGTAATTGATTTTAAAAATAAAAAATTCTATTTTGAAGCCGATAAAACAGTCACTTTAGATCATAAAGCACCGGTTTATTCACCAACAGTAATCGGTCAAAAATTTGTAATAGGTCACGTATGGGACAAGAACTATAAAGACCAACTAAAATTTGGAGATGAAGTCATCAGAATTGACAATCACCTATTGAGTGAAATGGATTTTTGTGACATCATTAAACTGAAAAAAAACCTTGACACCCAAAAACCTTATGAAATAGAAGTACGATCTAAAGACAATCAAACTAGAACAGTAAAAATAGAAAACAAATGA
- a CDS encoding AMP-binding protein, producing the protein MKHYQDNFAHDHLPSPDLQPDYVFLDLPQFNRPEMLNCVDVLLDNHIKEGRGNNVCIRTFETTWTYQDLFEKANQIAHVLVDDLGLKSGNRVLIRSANNPMMVAVWYAVLKAGGIVVATMPLLRAKELTTIIDCAEISHAICDHSLADEMHLVKSEHLKSVCFYGNSRLEELMANKPKTFTNYHTKSDSIALIGFTSGTTGLPKMTSHFHKDILNICEAFPQYSLQPTAKDIFTGSPPLGFTFGLGGLVLFPMYFGASTFLIEKPTPDMLLQAIQDFKITICFTAPTAWRIITTKVNDFDISSLRKCVSAGETLPLKVWQDWYDTTGLKIIDGIGATEMLHIFISSKEENMKPGATGVAITGYEAKIVDKEGNNVPTNEPGRLVVRGITGCKYLNRIEKQEEYVENGWNVTGDIFRQDEEGYFWFVARGDDMIISSGYNIAAIEVESVLLTHEEILECAVVGLPDEERGMLVCAHIVLKEHSKATDNMKNHIQHWFKEVAAPYKYPRVIYFTEALPKTETGKIQRFKLKN; encoded by the coding sequence AAAGAAGGTCGCGGAAATAATGTCTGCATCCGCACTTTCGAAACCACTTGGACCTACCAAGATTTATTCGAAAAAGCGAATCAAATTGCCCATGTTTTAGTAGACGATTTAGGGTTAAAATCAGGCAATCGCGTATTAATTCGTTCGGCCAATAACCCAATGATGGTCGCCGTTTGGTATGCGGTTTTAAAAGCCGGTGGCATAGTCGTAGCAACTATGCCTTTGTTGCGTGCCAAAGAATTGACTACGATTATCGATTGTGCCGAAATCTCTCATGCCATTTGCGACCACAGTTTGGCTGACGAAATGCATTTGGTCAAATCCGAACATTTAAAATCGGTTTGCTTTTACGGTAATTCTCGTTTGGAAGAATTAATGGCAAACAAACCCAAAACCTTTACCAATTACCATACAAAATCAGACAGCATCGCCTTAATCGGTTTTACTTCCGGAACAACCGGTTTACCCAAAATGACGTCGCATTTCCACAAAGACATTCTAAACATTTGCGAAGCCTTTCCTCAATATTCACTCCAACCAACAGCAAAAGATATCTTTACCGGAAGTCCGCCACTCGGATTTACCTTTGGTTTAGGCGGATTGGTTTTATTTCCTATGTATTTCGGTGCTTCCACTTTCTTAATCGAAAAACCAACGCCCGATATGCTTTTGCAAGCGATTCAAGACTTTAAAATCACCATTTGTTTTACAGCACCAACAGCTTGGCGAATCATCACTACGAAAGTCAATGATTTTGATATTTCCAGTCTGCGCAAATGTGTTTCAGCCGGAGAAACTTTACCGCTTAAAGTTTGGCAAGATTGGTACGATACAACCGGTTTAAAAATCATTGACGGTATTGGTGCTACCGAAATGTTGCATATCTTTATATCTTCAAAGGAAGAAAACATGAAACCCGGCGCAACCGGTGTTGCGATTACTGGTTATGAAGCCAAAATTGTCGATAAAGAGGGAAATAATGTTCCAACAAATGAACCCGGAAGATTAGTTGTACGTGGCATCACCGGTTGTAAATATTTAAATCGAATTGAGAAACAAGAAGAATACGTCGAAAACGGTTGGAATGTCACCGGAGATATTTTCCGCCAAGATGAAGAAGGCTATTTTTGGTTTGTAGCACGAGGTGATGATATGATTATTTCTTCAGGATATAATATCGCAGCGATTGAAGTAGAAAGCGTCCTGTTAACCCATGAAGAGATTTTAGAATGTGCCGTAGTGGGTTTGCCCGATGAAGAACGAGGAATGTTAGTTTGTGCGCACATTGTTTTAAAGGAACACAGTAAAGCGACTGACAATATGAAGAACCATATTCAACACTGGTTCAAGGAAGTAGCCGCACCATACAAATATCCAAGGGTGATTTATTTTACCGAAGCTTTGCCCAAAACAGAGACCGGAAAAATTCAAAGATTTAAGTTGAAAAATTAA
- a CDS encoding fumarylacetoacetate hydrolase family protein, translating into MKLLTYATQDTEPRLGFLHNNQVIDMEDFGEISNFPLPSDMLDLIDMGIELVEELNDMVADTPENFFEEIAYSLDEVTLLAPIQKPRKNIIGIGLNYTEHVSESARTLDTTGKLPQKPIIFSKPPTTVTGTNTEVIKNTKLTQQLDWEVELAVVIGKHGKYVPKADAMDYVFGYTVINDISARDCRREGQWIVSKGQDTFAPMGPILVTKDEIENPHNLNLSLKVNGVEKQNSNTKFLLFNINDLIEDLSIVFTLEPGDIIATGTPAGVGAGRDPQEWLHDGDVIEATVEGIGTIVNTVKEI; encoded by the coding sequence ATGAAACTACTCACCTACGCCACTCAAGACACTGAACCACGTTTAGGCTTTCTCCACAACAACCAAGTCATCGACATGGAAGATTTTGGCGAAATCTCTAATTTCCCGTTACCAAGCGATATGCTCGATTTGATTGATATGGGCATCGAATTGGTAGAAGAATTAAACGATATGGTAGCCGATACACCGGAAAACTTCTTCGAAGAAATCGCCTATTCGCTTGACGAAGTGACTCTACTCGCTCCGATTCAAAAACCGAGAAAAAATATCATTGGTATTGGTTTGAATTATACGGAACACGTTTCGGAAAGTGCCCGTACTTTAGACACCACCGGAAAGTTACCACAAAAACCAATTATCTTTTCCAAACCGCCAACAACGGTTACAGGAACAAATACTGAAGTAATCAAGAACACCAAATTAACCCAACAATTGGATTGGGAAGTGGAATTGGCTGTAGTAATTGGAAAACACGGCAAATATGTTCCCAAAGCTGATGCGATGGATTATGTTTTTGGTTACACCGTAATTAACGATATTTCGGCACGTGATTGTCGTAGAGAAGGTCAATGGATCGTTTCCAAAGGACAAGATACTTTTGCGCCGATGGGACCCATTTTAGTCACCAAAGATGAAATCGAAAACCCACACAACTTGAACTTATCCTTGAAAGTAAACGGCGTGGAAAAACAAAACTCCAATACTAAATTCTTACTCTTCAACATTAACGATTTGATTGAAGATTTGAGTATCGTATTCACTTTAGAACCCGGAGATATCATTGCCACCGGCACTCCGGCGGGCGTTGGTGCCGGTCGTGATCCGCAAGAATGGTTGCATGATGGCGATGTTATTGAAGCTACTGTGGAAGGCATAGGAACAATTGTAAATACCGTGAAAGAGATTTAA